From Aedes albopictus strain Foshan chromosome 1, AalbF5, whole genome shotgun sequence, one genomic window encodes:
- the LOC134292204 gene encoding uncharacterized protein LOC134292204, with protein MDPINGELSILLLKPATDKDALPDDPFIIQKSIEQAVGVIEDARPEAGGSRYVLKVRQKRQIEKLMKLRELIDGTAINIDFHETLNVRKCIVTCKYGRQISDTEMVSHLSAQRVIEVRRFTKRDPKNRKNVIPTNTLVLTFQGTTIPDVIYFGYVRVQPRPYYPSPLQCTRCHRFRHTKKYCTHSELCADCSSEHAESTPCEADPLCINCSGQHSSRSRDCPVKIDEVNIVKFKVDQDVSYAEARKRHEAAKQQGSTPTPTVRDLMTKLEAKDQEITKLRTLLQNLIKEVADLKKNNQRVAEKPTETEDKMDTSEEHKSAKRQRSKDISPTTTPDQGRSSPPLKKTSGESAAGKSQRSNDKSPNTPHDHRKTSHSPKKPSGSSSEENERLTSKKETTAKNPSNIKAHRTQDINVSEFCISPTHDSTESEWIDPTL; from the coding sequence ATGGATCCGATCAACGGGGAGCTTTCAATTCTACTGTTGAAACCGGCAACCGATAAAGACGCGCTTCCAGACGATCCGTTTATTATTCAAAAATCGATTGAACAAGCAGTGGGTGTTATCGAGGACGCTCGGCCAGAAGCAGGAGGATCCCGATACGTGCTGAAAGTTCGACAGAAGCGGCAAATTGAAAAACTGATGAAGCTACGCGAATTGATTGATGGCACCGCTATCAACATTGATTTCCATGAAACTCTAAACGTGAGGAAATGTATCGTGACCTGCAAGTATGGACGACAAATCTCGGACACCGAAATGGTTTCTCATCTCAGCGCCCAGCGGGTTATTGAAGTACGGCGTTTCACCAAAAGGGACCCTAAAAACAGGAAAAATGTCATACCAACAAACACTTTGGTGTTGACGTTCCAAGGAACGACCATTCCTGATGTCATCTACTTCGGGTACGTAAGAGTGCAACCTCGCCCCTATTATCCTTCACCATTACAGTGTACGAGGTGTCATAGGTTCAGACACACCAAAAAGTATTGTACCCATAGCGAATTGTGTGCGGATTGCTCCTCGGAGCATGCTGAATCTACACCTTGCGAAGCTGACCCCCTCTGCATTAACTGTAGTGGGCAACACAGCTCGAGATCAAGGGACTGCCCGGTAAAAATTGACGAGGTCAACATCGTGAAATTCAAAGTCGATCAGGATGTTTCCTATGCCGAAGCTAGAAAGAGACACGAAGCCGCGAAGCAACAAGGATCAACACCTACCCCGACAGTTAGGGACTTGATGACGAAACTGGAAGCGAAGGACCAGGAAATAACAAAGTTGAGAACATTGCTACAAAATCTCATCAAAGAAGTTGCTGACCTGAAGAAAAACAACCAGCGAGTCGCAGAAAAACCAACTGAAACAGAAGACAAAATGGACACCAGCGAAGAACACAAAAGTGCCAAGCGTCAGCGAAGCAAGGACATTTCGCCTACCACCACGCCAGATCAAGGAAGAAGCTCGCCTCCCCTGAAAAAAACTTCCGGAGAGTCGGCTGCAGGAAAATCACAGCGAAGCAATGATAAATCACCAAACACTCCACACGACCATCGAAAGACCTCTCATTCCCCGAAGAAACCATCCGGAAGCTCTTCCGAAGAAAATGAACGACTGACATCGAAAAAGGAAACGACAGCTAAGAACCCGTCAAACATCAAAGCACATCGTACACAGGACATCAACGTATCCGAATTTTGCATCTCTCCTACTCATGATTCAACCGAATCGGAATGGATAGACCCCACTCTCTAA